Below is a genomic region from Microbacterium esteraromaticum.
GCGGGGCGACGCAATGCCAGCCGTGTCACCAGTACGACGACCGCCACGACCGCTGCCATGCTGACGGCGTAGAGCACCAGCGACCAGCGGCTGTAGTCGGCTCCGCTGATCATGAAGGTGTCGGCCAGGTTCATGCCAGGACCGAAGGATGCGACGAAGTAGCCCGGCGTGCCGAAGACGAGCAGCAGCAGGAAGAGCAGTGCGCTGTGCGCCGGCTCCAGCCGCGACCGGATGCTCAGCACCGCGACCACCACTGCGGCGACCACTCCGATGCCGAGCACGACCGCCGGCATGGCGACGGGCATGGTCTCGCCGACGGCGTCCATCTCGGCGTAGACAGCTGAGAGAGATGCACCGGGCACGGCGGCGAGCGGGTTCAGCACGAAGATCTGCAGGGCGGCGAGCGCCGCATACGCCGTCACGACGACCAGGCCGGCCGCGGCCACGCGCGGCGTGAGCACCGTGCGTGCCGTCATCGTGCCGTCGGTCATGGCGTCATCCTCTCAGACCGACGCGGTTTCGCGGATGTCGGCGCGGGTGATCGGCTCGGTGGGCGCCGGATCCGCCGGCGCAGGCTCGGCAGCCGACGCGGGGGCGGATGCCGCAGACGCGGCGGCAGGGGCATCCGCCGCCGTCACGATCGCGGCGCGATCGCGGAAGCCCTCCGCGGTCACCCGGTCGAGGTCGACCTGCCTGCGGATGTCGCGCGCCCTCTCGTAGAGGGAGGGGTCGCCCCAGCTGGTGAGCACCTTCACGAGCACGGGCAGCAGCTCGATCATGAAGAACAGCGCGGCGATCAGCCAGTGCGCCCAGAAGATCGTCGGCTCCTTCTCGCCGAGGCGATTGAGGCCGGTGATCTGGCTGAGCAGGCCGACAGCGCCGGCATTGCCCTGCGCCACCGAGTCGGCACGCGCGTTGTATGCGGCGAGCGCCTGCTCGTAGGTCTGCTTCGCCGCGGGAAGCTGGTCCTTCGCCTGCTCGCGATTGGCGGACTCGGATGCCGCGGTGTTGGCCTTCGCATCGGTCTCGGCCGCCGAGAGGTCGTCGTTCGCATCGCGCAGCTGCGCGGCGAGCGCGTCGTATGTCTGCTGGGCCTGAGCGAGCTGCGCCTTGGCGGCATCCGAGCTCGAACCCTGGCCGTTGACCCCGGTGCATCCGGGTACGGTGCCGGCGCCCTCGCCGGTGAGCTCGCACTGATACAGAGCGCGTGCCGAGTCGATGACCTTCTGCTGCTCGGCCATCTTCCCGGTCAGCTCATCGACCGTCGACTTCGCGGCGGTGGTGGTCGCCGAGCCCGAGTCGGTGCCGGCGACCACACCCGTGGCGGCTTGGTTCTCGAGGGCGGCGACGCGCTCGGTGGCCGCGTCGAGGGCCTTCTTCTCAGGCCCCTTCTCGAGTGCGTCCTGGTCGGACTGCGACTGGGTGATGTTGGTGGATGCCACCTCGCGGGCGATGTCGTTGTGGAACACCTGCAGCACGAGCGGCTCTGCCACGAGGAAGCCGATCAGCGCTGCCATCGCGACGCGCGGAAGAGCCAGGGCCAGCATCTTCCAGACGCTGCGCGTCGAGGTCATCGTCGAGGTGAGGAAGCGGTCGAGGTTGAAGATGATCGCGGCCCAGACGAGCGCCAGCGGCACGGCCACCCAGATGGCTACCTGCACGCCGGTCGTCAGTGCGAACATCATCGAGATCGCCGAGACGAGGGCCGTGCCCAGCAGCACGAAGAACATCTGCACGAAACGCGGGGTCTCGCCGGGCACCCGGTCGAGGATCTCGCCCTCGGCGCCGCCCAGGATCGCCAGGGTGCGAAGGCGTGAGCCGGGCGTTCGGGGTCGGCGCTCACGCTTCGGTCGAGGCGCACGCTGCGGCCGTCTAGCCTCGCTCTGGCGGTCGCCGGATGCCGGTGGCTCGGTGTCGTCGATCACAGCGGTCGGGTGCGTCTCGGGTGCGTCGTCGTCGGGTCGCGCACTCTCCGAGCCGGTCGGCTCGTACTGGCGCAGGAAATCGAGGTCGTCGTCGGCGACCGAGCCGTCGGGAGCGTCGGTGTCGAGCGAGATCCGCCCCTGGGAATCCATCCGGCCAGGGCGATGTGCGGAATAGGACATCCTTCCAGCGTAGGAAATCCCGGCTGTGGGAGTCCCGGACGATCCCTGCGAGCGGTTCACAGAAAGGGTGCGGCTCGCGGCCGCGGATGCCAGGCTGGACGCCATGAAGACGCTGCTGCTCGCCCGCCATGCGAAGTCCGACTGGCGAGATCCGTCGGAGCGCGATCATGATCGCCCGCTCGACGCCCGCGGTCTGCGCGACGCCCCTTCGATGGCCGTCCGACTTCGCGATGACGGCGTGCGGCTGCAGCACATCGCGTCGAGCACGGCGCTGCGCGCCCGCAGCACAGCCGACGAGTACGCGGCGGCGTTCCGTCTCGAGGTGGCCGACGAGCCTTCGCTGTACGCGGCGTCGGCGCGCACGATCCTCGCCGTGGCCGGGACCCTCACGGACGATGTCGACGTCGCGATGCTGGTCGGACACAATCCCGGAATGGCCGGTGCCGTGACCGAGCTCACCGGCGAGTTCGTGTCGTTCCCGACCTGCGCCGTCGCCGAATGCGCTGTCGACGTCGACTCGTGGGCGGAGCTGATCGAGGGCTCTGGGCGCCTGCTAGCGCTGCGCACTCCGCGATCATGATGCCCTCCCCAACGGGTGCCGCGCGGCCCGCGGCTCTGCTCGCTCCCCTGATCGCCGTGATGTGTCTGGCTGGATGCGCCGGAGTCCCCAAGGACGCAGAGGAGCTCAAGGTCGCGACGGATGCTCAGCGCATCGCCGCCGATTTCGCGGTTGAGCTCTATCGCGGCCCGACCGACACGATCGACGACTATGCCCGATGGGCGGATGAGGACCTCGCGGGCGGCCAGTCGCTGGAGATGATCGGGTTCAGCGGATACCCCGGCGCGGTGCACGGCGAGCCGTTCGGCGCTCTGCTGCTGCGGGTGACGATCGCCACCCGCGAAGACGGGCCGTACCGCGCGTGCTTCGAGTCGGAGTTCGATTACTGGGGCGTGGCCACCGAGGAGTTCGGCGACCGCGACCCCGATGCCCTCGCCCGACGGGTGGAGTGCCCGGCCGATGCGCATCCCGTCGACCCGCCCGCCGACACCCGCACGGTGCACGTCGTGCCCGACGGCGCCCAGCAGAGCGTGATCGACGTGCTGAGTGCCGTCGATCCGGATGCCTCGGCCGATGGCATCCGGGCGGAGATCGTCTCGCGCATCCCGCAGCCGACCGGCGAACGGGAGGTCGCGTACGACCCGTCGGTGCTCGTCCGGAATGAAGAGATCGGCGTCGCGTTAGGAGGCGTCGACGACTGCGTGCTCGTCGCGCGCAGGGCCGATGGAACGGTCGAGGCGGCCGACGTGCCGCGAGTGCTGCTGCAGCCCGGCGAGCTGGGCTGTCGCCCGGAGACCGCTCTGATGCCCGCCGATCAGCTGCGCTCGCCGCACTGACCCGCGAGAGGCGCGGGTCAGACCAGCGCGGCGGCTTCGGCCTCGTCCTCGCTGGTGGCGACCAGCTGGCCGCAGGCCCCGTCGATCTCCTTGCCGCGGGTGTCGCGCAGGGTGGTCGGGATGCCCGCGTCGTTCAGCCGGCGCACGAACTCGTTCTGGACCTCGACCTCTGATGCCGTCCAGATCGATCCCGGCGTCGGGTTCAGCGGGATGGGGTTCACGTGCACCCAGCCGCGCCCGCGGGAGTTCAGCTTCGAGGCGAGCAGGTCGGCACGCCACGGGTGGTCGTTCATGTCCTTGATCAAGGCGTACTCGATCGACACGCGACGACCGGTCTTGTCGAAGTACTCGCGGGCGGCATCGAGCGCCTCGCCGACCTTCCAGCGCGAGTTGACCGGGATCAGCTCGTCGCGCAGCTCGTCGTCCGGGGCATGCAGCGACAGCGCGAAGGTGACCGGGATGTCCTCATCGGCGAGCTTCTTGATCGCGGGGACCAGACCGACGGTCGACACGGTGATGCCGCGGGCGCTCATGCCGAGACCGTCGGGCTGCGGCGCGACCATGATGCGCACGGCATCCATCACCCGCTTGTAGTTCGCGAGCGGCTCGCCCATGCCCATGAAGACGATGTTCGACACGCGCTCCATGGAGTGGTCGTTCGCCTTCTTTCCGCCGAGCTCGCCGTTCGCGATCGCCCGGTTGGCGCGCACGATCTGCTCGATGATCTCAGCGGTCGACATGTTGCGGGTCAGACCGGCCTGGCCGGTGGCGCAGAACGGGCAGTTCATGCCGCAGCCGGCCTGCGACGAGACGCACAGGGTGATGCGGCCGGGGTAGCGCATGAGCACCGACTCGACGAGCGCCCCGTCGTGCAGGCGCCAGAGGAACTTGATCGTGTCGCCGCGGTCTGTCTCGAGCCGCTTGACCTCGGTCATCAGCGGCGGCAGCATGCCCGCGACGAGCTCGTCGCGCTGCGCAGCCGGCAGGTCGGTCATGTGCGCGGGGTCGGACGTGTAGTGCGTGAAGTAGTGCGTCGACAGCTGCTTGGCGCGGAAGCCGGGCAGCCCCAGCTCCGTGACCTTCTCGACGCGCTCAGCGGGAGTGAGGTCGGCGAGGTGCACAGGCGGCTTGCCGCGCTTGGGGCTGGCGAACTGCAGCAGCGGACGGCCCTCGGCATCCTTCGCCTGCGTCCATCCTTCTGTCGCCGGGCGCACCTGAGTGCCGCGGGCAGGCCCGGTCTTGCGCACGGGCGTGCTGCGGGAGGGCGGCGTCTTGTCGGATGCGGGCATGAGTCAAGGGTACGGCGTGCCGCCTGGGAGACTGGAGACCATGGAGATCTGGGCCTGGATGCTGCTGGCGTTCGCCGCCCTCATCGCCGGGCTCGGCAAGACGGCGCTCCCGGGCAGCTCGACGATCGCCGTGGTGATCCTGGCATCCGTCCTTCCCGCTCGCACCTCGACCGCCGCGATGCTGCTGCTGTTCATCGTGGGCGATGTGTTCGCCCTCATCGCGTACCGCAGGCATGCCGACTGGCGCACGCTGCTGCGGCTCGCACCGGCGGTCGTCGTCGGACTGCTGGTCGGTGCGGCGTTCCTCGCGATCAGCACCGACGGCATCGTGCGCCGCACGATCGGGGTGATCCTGCTGGCCATGGTGGCGCTCACCCTCTGGCGCAGACGCCGGGCCGGGGGCGCGCCGCCCGCGCCCGACGAGGGCGGCGTCAGGGCATCCGGTCGCATCGCCGCCGCCGGCTACGGGACCATGGCCGGATTCACGACCATGGTCGCCAACTCAGGCGGCCCGGTCATGTCGATGTATTTCCTCGCGACGCGGACCCCGGTGAAGGTCTTCCTCGGCACCTCGGCGTGGTTCTTCGCGATCGTGAACCTCACCAAGGTGCCCTTCCTCGCCGGGATCGGGCTGCTGACCCCCGAGGTTCTGCTGCTCGATCTCACGCTCGCGCCGATGGTCGTGATCGGCGCGCTGATCGGCATCCGCATCGCCAGGCGGATGCCGCAGCGGCTCTTCGACCGGCTGGTGATCGCGCTCACGATCGCCGGCTCGGTCTACCTGCTCTTCTGAGCGGTGCCGCACGGATGTCGGCGCAGAAGACGGATGTCGGCGCGAACCTCGCGTTCGCGCCGACATCCGTCGGATCCGCCGAAATCCGTCCCGGCGGGCACGCGTCAGTCGAGGAAGATGTCGGGGAAGAGGCGGTCGTCCGGGGTGCCAGGGACGGCGGCGTACGTCGAGAAGTCTGTGACGCCGTCGGCCTCGAGCACGTCCTCGACGATCAGCGTCTGGCCGGTGTACGACGCGGCGGGCTTGGTGATCACCGAATACGCCGCGTCGGCGTAGATGTCGGCGGTGCGACTGGCCGCCATCACCCTGTCGCCGCCCAGCAGGTTCTGCACGGCGGCGGTGGCGATCGTCGTGCGCGGCCAGAGCGTGTTGGCGGCGATCCCGGCATCCGCGAACTCCGCCGCCAGGCCCAGGGTGGCCATCGTCATGCCGTACTTCGCGAGCGTGTACCCGGTGTGCGCCCCGAGCCACTTCGGCGAGATGTTCAGCGGCGGCGACAGCGACAGGATGTGCGGGTTCGCCGACTCGCGCAGCACGGGCACCGCCGCCCGCGACAGCATGAACGTGCCGCGCACGTTGACGTCCTGCATGAGGTCGTACTTCTTCGCGGCGAGGTCGAGCGAGCGCGACAGATCGATGACGCTGGCGTTGTTGATGACGATGTCGATGCCGCCGAACTCGCCCTGCGTCTTCAGGACCGCCTCGGTCACCTGATCGTCGTCGCGCACGTCGCCGACGATGGGCAGAGCCCGGCCGCCGGCCGCGCGGATGGCCTCGGCCGCGGAGTGCACGGTTCCCTCGAGCTTCGGGTGCGGGGTGTCGGTCTTGGCGAGCATGGCGATGTTCGCGCCGTCGGCGGCGGCGCGAAGCGCGATGGCGAGGCCGATGCCGCGGCTGCCGCCCGACATCAGGATGGTCTTGCCTGCGAGGGACATGTTCTTCTCCTTACTTCGGCGCCATGCGGATGGCGCCGTCGAGACGGATCGTCTCGCCGTTGAGGTAGCCGTTGGCCACGATATGCTCGACGAGCGCCGCGTACTCGTCGGGCTTTCCGAGGCGCGACGGGTAGGGCACCTGCTGGCCGAGCGAGTCCTGCGCGGCCTGCGGAAGGCCGGCGAGCATGGGGGTCTCCATGATCCCTGGCGCGATCGTGCAGACCCGGATGCCGTGACGGGCGAGCTCGCGTGCGATCGGCAGGGTCATCGCGTGCACGCCGCCCTTCGAGGCGGAGTAGGCGGGCTGGCCGATCTGCCCGTCGAACGCGGCGACGCTCGCGGTGTTCACGATGACGCCGCGGTCTCCGCCGTCGGTTGGCTCGGTCTGGGCGATGACCGCTGCGGCCTGCGAGATGACGTTGAAGGTGCCGACGAGGTTGATGCGGATCACGCGCTCGAATGCGTCGAGGTCTGCCGGGTTGCCGTCGCGGTCGAGCACCTTCGCGGGCGGAGCGATTCCGGCGCAGTTGACGACGACGCGCAGCGGGGCGACGGTATGAGCGGATGCCACGGCGGCGGCCACCTGCTCCGAGCTGGTCACATCGGCGGGCAGGAACAGCCCGCCGAGCTCGGCCGCGATCTCCTCGCCGGGGGAGTTCGGCAGGTCGACGATCGCGACCCGTGCTCCGGCAGCGGAGAGCCTGCGCGCGGTGGCGAGACCGAGTCCGCTGGCTCCGCCCGTGATGAGCGCGCCCTGTCCCGTGATCTGCATCGTGTTCTCCTTCGAACGGCTCGGCGCCGGTCGGACGCCGTATGCGACTGAGTCTCAGCATACGTGGTTCTGAGTCTCCCGCTGGCGGGGTGGCCGCGGCGGGTGGATGCTGAGGGCATGGAACTTCGTCGCAAACGAGCCTACGACAACGCCTCCCCCGCCGACGGGTTCCGCGTGCTCGTCGATCGGCTCTGGCCGCGAGGAGTCTCGAAGGAGCGCGCGGCCATCGATCTGTGGGCCAAGGACGTCGCCCCGACCACCGAGCTGCGCCGCGCGTGGCACGCCCCGGGCGCCGACTTCGAGACGAATGCCGAGCGCTACCGGGCGCAGCTCGAGAGCGAATCGGCGGAGGCGCTCTCGGAACTCGTCGACGAGCTGCGCGGGCATCCGGTCGTCACCCTCGTCTACGCCGTGCACGACACCGAGCACAATCACGCGATCGTGCTGGAAGAGGTGCTGCGACGCCTGCTCGGCTGATATCGGCGACGATGGAGGCATGTCGATTCCCGATTCAGCGATCGAGGTGCCCGATGTGCTCACCGAAGGACGCGACGTTTCCGATGAGTGGCTGGCGACCAGGGTGGTGCGGCCTGAACGCCGTGGATCCGCGCTCGGCGACCGAGCCCGAGACAGCCGTGCGAGCGCCGGTATGTGGCGGAAGCCGGCCGTGGTTGTCTACCTCCCCGCCTGCGTCAACGGCAGTACGGTCCAGCCGGGAGCGGAATCGGTGTCACCGAGGCGCTCGCGTGGTCCGTCGTTCCGGATGGCATCGAATCGATCTGCTGCTCTACCCCGTGGCCATCCAAGGGACATGCGTAGGGATGGTCCCGGATCCTGAGAAGAACCGTCAAGGCGATAGTCAATTCCAGTGACGAGGAAGAGGCTCTCCTGCTCAGCGACCCCTCCTGCTGACCGAAGGGCTTTCCCACCTTCTTCACCGAGGCCGATCTCAGATATTGAACCGAGGACGTCGTGTCGTTCGGCGCCAGAGTCGTGCTTGATGCGCTGGGAGATGCACCTCAGGTCGTCAACTCTCTCGTGCTGCAACCCACCTGATCCCCCGCACAGACCGTCTGGACGGAGCGCTGGTGGCGATCGCAAATGCGGTCGTCAGAACAGCTACTGTCCCCCATGGCGGGGGTGGTGTAGGTTCGCCGGGAACCGTGCATGCTGCACCAGGAACTCACAGGATCTGCCACCGTCGCGGAAGCCGCCGAGGTGATCTCCGTTTAACCGCACCTGCGAGATCGCTAAAACGCGAGGGACCTGCAAGAAGTGTCGGCACATCCTCGAGCTCCTCAAGCTCGCAATTCGAGATCACACCGTGTAGCTGCCGTCGACCCGCCGGGGAATACCAAGCGGGTTCATCTCGCGGAGCGCCGGCGGCAGCACCGCGTCTGGCGCGTCCTGATAGATGATCGGCCTTTGGAACCGACGAAGTGACGTAGCGCCGACCGAGCTGAACGTCGACGTCGCCGCGGGCCATGGCCCGCCATGGTGTTGCGACCATGTCACGGCCACGCCTGTCGGCCACCCTTCGAACAGCACTCGGCCTGCTCGATCTTCGAGAACGCGCGTGAGCTCGGCGATATCCTCGTCAGGTTCTGCGTGGAGCGTTGCCGTCAGCGTTCCTGAAAGATGATGCAACGCATCGAACAGGTCCTGCTCTGTCGCGTAGCGGACCAGAAGCGTCGTCGGGCCGAAGACCTCCGTGAGGAGGTCGACTGCATGCTCTTCGAACACGCGCGTATCGGTCACCAGCACTCGAGCTCGCACGGTCTGCGCATCTGCGAGCGTCGGCTCGCCGGCGAGCACACTCACCCCCGGGACGGACAACAGGTCTTTGCTCCGTTCCCGGAAGCCGTCAGCAATGCGCTGAGTGAGCATCCGCTCCGAATTGCTCTTGACGTGAGCCGGCAACGCGCGCTCCAGTTCCGAATCAAAGGGAAGGAAGACGACGCCGGGCTTTGTGCAGAATTGTCCGTGCGAAAGCTGGAATGAGCCTGCAAGACCCGCAGCCAGTTCGCTGCCGCGAACCCGGTCTGTCGCCGCTGTCACAATGACCGGGTTGATCGAGCCCAACTCGCCGAAGAAGGGAATGGGATCTGGGCGCGCAGCCGCGCGATTGAAGAGGGCTCGCCCGCCTTCCAACGAGCCCGTGAATCCCACAGCTTTGATCACCGGGTGCTCAACCAGCTCGATCCCCGCCTCGTGACCTTCGACGAGCGCCAGAACGCCGTCGGGAGCCCCGACCCGGTGAAGGGCCTCGCCTGCGATCTCCATGCAACGTCGGGATAGGAGGGGGTGTCCCGGATGTGCTTTGACAACAACCGGACACCCGACGGCGAGTGCGGACGCCGTATCGCCACCGAGTACGGAGAATGCGAAGGGAAAATTCGAAGCGGAGAACACCGCCACAGGTCCGATCGGACGAAGTACTCGACGCAGATCCGGACGGGGCGGAGCCATCCGGTCATCCGCATGATCGATGATCGCCTCGAGGTAGGAGCCCTCCTGAACCACCGAGGCTATCAGTCGAAGCTGACCAGATGTCCGCGCAATCTCGCCCCGCAGGCGAATTCTCGACAATGACGTCTCCGCCTCTGCGAGGTGTTGCAGCTCCTCCGTATGTGCATCGAGCCCGTCCGCGAGAGCGAAGAGCCATGCCACCCGCTCTCGTTCGCTTACCCGCACCATTCGCGAGAACGCCTGCTGGGCAGCGGCCGCAATCGCACTCACGCCCACCGAGGTTGTCACGAGGGGCTCCTTCACATTCGTATCACTTTGCGCGGACATGCGTGCGCCTTCCCACTCAGACAAGGGTGATCTGATGGCTCCGAGCGTCTCGGTCACTCGTGTCGACTGTCAGTCGTGTCGACGTTGATGAGGTGCTGACTGAGACAGAGGGATGCGGCGTGGACGGCGACCAGCCGCCTTCGTGGATGACAATCGTCACCGAATCGAGGGCTTTCGTCGGCTGAGCCACGGCGACCTTCAGCTGAGACCCCGACCGTCTGACGATCACCGAGCACTGACCGGGAAGGTCCATCGTCGGCAGGCTGCTTGTCGTCACGGCCGCCGACGTTCCGGCGACTGTGAAAACATCTGCAGAAAGATACTGGGCAGCGGGGACTTCGACGATATGCCGGTCGCTCGATGCCTGTGCGGCGACCGGAGGCGAGGCCGCCCAATTCGCGGTCGTGGCGACATCCGCTCCGGGCAGCAGCACATATGAATAGTGACCGGCCGTCGGTGCACCCCCATGGTCGACCCACAGGGACAAGAAGCGTCGGTCGGTCGGAGCGGGTGCACCCGCTACGTAGCTATTGACCTGGGACCAGTCGGCGGCTCGGTCTTCCAGCAGAGCGTAAAGAGTCGCTCCGCCCAAGAGGACATACCCGCCCACGCCCTGGATATGCGCCCAAGAAGCACCGGTGATCACCGTGGGCGAACCAAGGGTGAGAGATCTTGTCACCCCGTCGACGGTGAGGGTTGCCGAGCCGGAGTGGTGAAGATTCCTGTTCTCGAGGATCGTTTCCACAGTCGCCGATGATGAGGAGCTGATCTTCGAGCCAAGGCACACGACAGATGTGGAGAGGAAATGCCATGACTTCCAGGCACGCATCGAGGTACCGCCCGGTGGGATGAGATACTGGGCCACCGTCCCGTAGTTTCCATCTAGCACCGTGCCGCCGCTCCACTTGTTGGTCGGCTTCGGCGCGCCACTGGCCGGCGGGAGGCTCGTGCGCTGCACGGTCGTTCCGGGCAGACGGTACGGATCGACAGCGGCCCAGAAAGAGTCCGAGTACTGCGCGTGATCGGAATCGTACCGATACAGCATCCCGCTCCCTTGGAACCAGCCCTTTCTGTTCTCTCCGTTGATCGACTCGTAATGGGCAATGCGCGACGAG
It encodes:
- a CDS encoding polysaccharide lyase 8 family protein, which codes for MPAISEAIDRLDNEVTHLLGLVESGATRTRVFTDLSLTESAQMSASYQRLRTMAIGYATSGSSFAGDTSLLAVLRAGLADLYDLVYGPGHSQFGNWFHWQISSPQALNDACVLLYDQLSATEIDNYTAIVQSRIPNADGQTGANRVDVAQVMIVQGILDKSSTKIAAGRDALSPVFPLVTSGDGFYSDGTFIQHNVIPYTGQYGRVLLEGLASLLALLTGSPWEVIDPQKQVVFDTVEKSFSPFIYDGRMMDALRGRGVSRWNQSEVSDGRTVEEAILLLAASASSAEAAAWRSRVKGWLQRSSSESVYTQASVVRAKAFHNVLHDASVGSVAENNVTQIFPVGARAVHRRPGWCVALASASSRIAHYESINGENRKGWFQGSGMLYRYDSDHAQYSDSFWAAVDPYRLPGTTVQRTSLPPASGAPKPTNKWSGGTVLDGNYGTVAQYLIPPGGTSMRAWKSWHFLSTSVVCLGSKISSSSSATVETILENRNLHHSGSATLTVDGVTRSLTLGSPTVITGASWAHIQGVGGYVLLGGATLYALLEDRAADWSQVNSYVAGAPAPTDRRFLSLWVDHGGAPTAGHYSYVLLPGADVATTANWAASPPVAAQASSDRHIVEVPAAQYLSADVFTVAGTSAAVTTSSLPTMDLPGQCSVIVRRSGSQLKVAVAQPTKALDSVTIVIHEGGWSPSTPHPSVSVSTSSTSTRLTVDTSDRDARSHQITLV
- the rlmN gene encoding 23S rRNA (adenine(2503)-C(2))-methyltransferase RlmN; amino-acid sequence: MPASDKTPPSRSTPVRKTGPARGTQVRPATEGWTQAKDAEGRPLLQFASPKRGKPPVHLADLTPAERVEKVTELGLPGFRAKQLSTHYFTHYTSDPAHMTDLPAAQRDELVAGMLPPLMTEVKRLETDRGDTIKFLWRLHDGALVESVLMRYPGRITLCVSSQAGCGMNCPFCATGQAGLTRNMSTAEIIEQIVRANRAIANGELGGKKANDHSMERVSNIVFMGMGEPLANYKRVMDAVRIMVAPQPDGLGMSARGITVSTVGLVPAIKKLADEDIPVTFALSLHAPDDELRDELIPVNSRWKVGEALDAAREYFDKTGRRVSIEYALIKDMNDHPWRADLLASKLNSRGRGWVHVNPIPLNPTPGSIWTASEVEVQNEFVRRLNDAGIPTTLRDTRGKEIDGACGQLVATSEDEAEAAALV
- a CDS encoding SixA phosphatase family protein translates to MKTLLLARHAKSDWRDPSERDHDRPLDARGLRDAPSMAVRLRDDGVRLQHIASSTALRARSTADEYAAAFRLEVADEPSLYAASARTILAVAGTLTDDVDVAMLVGHNPGMAGAVTELTGEFVSFPTCAVAECAVDVDSWAELIEGSGRLLALRTPRS
- a CDS encoding DUF488 domain-containing protein, encoding MELRRKRAYDNASPADGFRVLVDRLWPRGVSKERAAIDLWAKDVAPTTELRRAWHAPGADFETNAERYRAQLESESAEALSELVDELRGHPVVTLVYAVHDTEHNHAIVLEEVLRRLLG
- a CDS encoding sulfite exporter TauE/SafE family protein, yielding MEIWAWMLLAFAALIAGLGKTALPGSSTIAVVILASVLPARTSTAAMLLLFIVGDVFALIAYRRHADWRTLLRLAPAVVVGLLVGAAFLAISTDGIVRRTIGVILLAMVALTLWRRRRAGGAPPAPDEGGVRASGRIAAAGYGTMAGFTTMVANSGGPVMSMYFLATRTPVKVFLGTSAWFFAIVNLTKVPFLAGIGLLTPEVLLLDLTLAPMVVIGALIGIRIARRMPQRLFDRLVIALTIAGSVYLLF
- a CDS encoding SDR family oxidoreductase, which codes for MSLAGKTILMSGGSRGIGLAIALRAAADGANIAMLAKTDTPHPKLEGTVHSAAEAIRAAGGRALPIVGDVRDDDQVTEAVLKTQGEFGGIDIVINNASVIDLSRSLDLAAKKYDLMQDVNVRGTFMLSRAAVPVLRESANPHILSLSPPLNISPKWLGAHTGYTLAKYGMTMATLGLAAEFADAGIAANTLWPRTTIATAAVQNLLGGDRVMAASRTADIYADAAYSVITKPAASYTGQTLIVEDVLEADGVTDFSTYAAVPGTPDDRLFPDIFLD
- a CDS encoding DUF4407 domain-containing protein, which codes for MSYSAHRPGRMDSQGRISLDTDAPDGSVADDDLDFLRQYEPTGSESARPDDDAPETHPTAVIDDTEPPASGDRQSEARRPQRAPRPKRERRPRTPGSRLRTLAILGGAEGEILDRVPGETPRFVQMFFVLLGTALVSAISMMFALTTGVQVAIWVAVPLALVWAAIIFNLDRFLTSTMTSTRSVWKMLALALPRVAMAALIGFLVAEPLVLQVFHNDIAREVASTNITQSQSDQDALEKGPEKKALDAATERVAALENQAATGVVAGTDSGSATTTAAKSTVDELTGKMAEQQKVIDSARALYQCELTGEGAGTVPGCTGVNGQGSSSDAAKAQLAQAQQTYDALAAQLRDANDDLSAAETDAKANTAASESANREQAKDQLPAAKQTYEQALAAYNARADSVAQGNAGAVGLLSQITGLNRLGEKEPTIFWAHWLIAALFFMIELLPVLVKVLTSWGDPSLYERARDIRRQVDLDRVTAEGFRDRAAIVTAADAPAAASAASAPASAAEPAPADPAPTEPITRADIRETASV
- a CDS encoding aldehyde dehydrogenase (NADP(+)), which produces MSAQSDTNVKEPLVTTSVGVSAIAAAAQQAFSRMVRVSERERVAWLFALADGLDAHTEELQHLAEAETSLSRIRLRGEIARTSGQLRLIASVVQEGSYLEAIIDHADDRMAPPRPDLRRVLRPIGPVAVFSASNFPFAFSVLGGDTASALAVGCPVVVKAHPGHPLLSRRCMEIAGEALHRVGAPDGVLALVEGHEAGIELVEHPVIKAVGFTGSLEGGRALFNRAAARPDPIPFFGELGSINPVIVTAATDRVRGSELAAGLAGSFQLSHGQFCTKPGVVFLPFDSELERALPAHVKSNSERMLTQRIADGFRERSKDLLSVPGVSVLAGEPTLADAQTVRARVLVTDTRVFEEHAVDLLTEVFGPTTLLVRYATEQDLFDALHHLSGTLTATLHAEPDEDIAELTRVLEDRAGRVLFEGWPTGVAVTWSQHHGGPWPAATSTFSSVGATSLRRFQRPIIYQDAPDAVLPPALREMNPLGIPRRVDGSYTV
- a CDS encoding 3-hydroxyacyl-CoA dehydrogenase gives rise to the protein MQITGQGALITGGASGLGLATARRLSAAGARVAIVDLPNSPGEEIAAELGGLFLPADVTSSEQVAAAVASAHTVAPLRVVVNCAGIAPPAKVLDRDGNPADLDAFERVIRINLVGTFNVISQAAAVIAQTEPTDGGDRGVIVNTASVAAFDGQIGQPAYSASKGGVHAMTLPIARELARHGIRVCTIAPGIMETPMLAGLPQAAQDSLGQQVPYPSRLGKPDEYAALVEHIVANGYLNGETIRLDGAIRMAPK